From the genome of Nasonia vitripennis strain AsymCx chromosome 1, Nvit_psr_1.1, whole genome shotgun sequence, one region includes:
- the LOC100117001 gene encoding crossover junction endonuclease MUS81 isoform X2 has translation MKRRHTPCLKPLFEKWLEEWKDYAIQTVRNFGPKLCDMLDKKLAAYRAENNLPPISEEPIVLAHVEAGGKVRKIDNQSAKAKQGDDAGKKVVTSPIICRPYIPKVGSAAYAILVTLYKKSLEPNYPGYMFKKDIITEAQSNCDCEMKSNALQHYAGWSSMTTLIEKDFVVKKNCPAKYSLTDAGLALAISLYEGKSSYQTDEEEGVNINDRISPPSTSISNESKSTKSESNGSKSSGSKSNGSKNSRSKSSGSKLSEENLNNQDIVNLFDDYDDDVFERDTKETENTKLDFCEKMKSKTLHKASTKSASDSDDDYDKFCKENPESVITVKRTEQHFIFREVIESRGPLNEINNKMDSQGFVDEGQKQIETAIKGNEKVVEKSHPKKNSVDDTTSEGVFLLANNFDIILLVDTQETSGNKTKPKDDATISELSKSGILYEVRSLKVGDFLWIARCRLTDRELVLPYIVERKRMDDLSGSIKDGRYREQKFRLRQSGIENVTYLVENYGGTVSGSIPLTSLFQAAVNSFIHEDFTIKFTKDHRDSMRYLSRMTKSLTSKFEGKELWCCSKKDVQPGRLMAFHEFNKAAVKTKKRTVKQMLVHQLLQLKGVSAEKAMAIADLYPTPKILTQAFHQADDKLLANIESGSLKRKLGLTISKTFHQLYTRYNLS, from the exons ATGAAGAGAAGACACACACCTTGTTTAAAACCCTTATTCGAAAAATGGCTGGAAGAATGGAAGGATTATGCAATTCAAACGG TTCGCAACTTTGGACCAAAACTGTGCGACATGCTGGATAAAAAACTGGCTGCATACAGAGCCGAAAACAACCTACCGCCAATTTCTGAAGAACCAATTGTTCTTGCCCATGTTGAAGCTGGAGGGAAAGTTCGAAAGATTGATAATCAGAGTGCAAAAGCCAAACAAGGGGATGATGCAGGAAAAAAG GTAGTGACCAGTCCAATAATATGCAGGCCATACATTCCCAAAGTTGGTTCTGCTGCTTATGCTATTTTAGTGACTTTGTACAAAAAGTCCTTGGAGCCTAATTATCCTG GCTATATGTTTAAGAAGGATATTATAACAGAAGCCCAAAGTAATTGTGATTGTGAAATGAAGAGTAATGCTTTGCAGCATTATGCAGGATGGAGTTCTATGACAACGCTTATAGAAAAAGATtttgttgtaaaaaaaaattgtccaGCAAAATATAGTTTGACTGATGCTGGTTTAGCTTTAGCAATATCCTTGTACGAAGGTAAATCCAGTTATCAAACGGATGAGGAGGAAGGTGTAAATATAAATGACAGGATTTCTCCACCATCTACTTCTATAAGTAATGAATCTAAAAGCACTAAATCAGAAAGTAATGGATCTAAAAGCAGTGGATCAAAAAGTAATGGATCAAAAAATAGCAGGTCTAAAAGTAGTGGATCTAAGCTGTCCGAGGAAAATTTAAACAACCAAGACATTGTAAACTTATTTGATGACTACGATGATGATGTATTTGAACGAGATACTAAA gaGACTGAAAATACAAAACTAGATTTCTGTGAGAAAATGAAAAGCAAAACTTTACATAAAGCAAGCACTAAGTCTGCTAGCGATTCTGATGATGATTatgataaattttgtaaagaaaATCCCGAATCTGTGATTACTGTTAAAAGAACAGAgcaacattttatttttagagaagtTATAGAATCACGTGGTCCTTTAaatgaaattaataataaaatggaTTCCCAAGGCTTTGTTGAT GAGGGTCAAAAGCAAATAGAAACAGCCATAAAAGGAAATGAAAAAGTTGTGGAGAAGAGTCATCCAAAAAAGAATTCTGTAGATGATACGACTTCTGAAGGTGTCTTTTTGCTggcaaataattttgatatcaTACTATTGGTTGATACACAGGAAACTTCTGg aaataaaaCCAAACCTAAAGATGATGCCACAATTTCTGAACTGAGCAAAAGTGGCATCTTGTATGAAGTAAGAAGTTTAAAGGTTGGAGATTTTTTATGGATAGCAAGATGCAGACTTACAGACAGAGAGCTCGTTCTTCCATATATTGTTGAGAGAAAACGAATGGATGATTTAAGTGGTAGCATTAAAGATGGAAGGTATCGCGAACAAAAG ttccGTTTACGTCAATCAGGCATTGAAAATGTCACCTACTTGGTTGAAAATTATGGAGGTACTGTTTCTGGTTCAATACCATTGACTTCTTTATTCCAAGCAGCAGTCAATTCCTTTATTCATGAGGATTTTACTATTAAATTCACCAAGGACCATAGAGATTCTATGAGATATTTAAGTAGAATGACAAAATCGTTAACAAGCAAATTTGAA GGTAAAGAATTATGGTGCTGCTCCAAAAAAGATGTACAGCCAGGTCGACTGATGGCGTTTCACGAATTTAATAAAGCTGCGGTAAAAACTAAA AAACGTACAGTTAAACAAATGCTAGTTCACCAGTTATTGCAATTAAAAGGAGTTTCGGCTGAAAAAGCTATGGCAATTGCCGATTTATATCCAACTCCAAAAATTCTGACACAAGCGTTCCATCAAGCAGACGATAAACTACTGGCAAATATtgaatcaggttcattaaagcgAAAGCTTGGACTTACTATAAGCAAAACTTTTCATCAATTATACACAAGATATAACTTATCGTAA
- the LOC100117083 gene encoding putative ankyrin repeat protein RF_0381, protein MQMNLLQEVYNGNIERIKEIIEKESVPIDSKWSDYMLLRYALWREQKEIAKLLIEKGCRINKTTKSSSNTPLHIAVKQEDVEIVKILLNKGASVESRNHNGETPLHFAAKTKNDEIIDLILTKINSTVNANFVERGGLRKLHIACMRNDPSATENLLKSGASINDPVVLTSPFWPSYTPLHFAVEYERTDIVELLLQYGADIGATNSKGLTPLHLAVEINNIGIIDLILAAHANFHKNINPKDHRGFSHFHTACMRNDASVVEGFLQRGVEINITVNTDSVLWSGYTPLHFAVQHDCTEIVQLLLNFGADISVKNSKGMTPLHFAIQSQNKKIIDAILSAHRTCYKNINPIDDRGFSHFHAACMRNDPSIVQGFIQNGVEINCPVNADSPNWPNYTPLHFAVENKCVETVELLLMHGANVSARDNKGMTPLHLGIIHRYERIVEMLLNSGSDGNVKTKTGMTPLHMAVERGIFEIVEILVQHNVDVNSVENLKLSTPLHLASLYRHFKIVDLLLKSGADVNARERDGKTALHTMALRDPKRELDMELVKSYSDIITALLESGCDVDSQDSYGRTPLHMSCLYRNLAGAYALLYHGADINIEDTIGKTPICYCMHVFHNIYYIFQDHIEKLRFINFPVSEKNESCVLKLKGTYKRLKRKWKDVERDDEFSTICADELNRMKSVRIDNYSSLYNIIFKGANEMASHVRNETLKQIVESSDFDKTFYLYGYLIKLQIKRGLAREKLMKPALEALESITGISLPAGCAETILKYLINDELKDLIRAKL, encoded by the exons ATGCAAATGAATTTACTGCAAGAAGTGTACAATGGTAACATAGAACgtataaaagaaataatagaGAAAGAAAGTGTACCAATTGACAGCAAATGGTCAGATTACATGCTTTTGAGGTATGCTCTTTGGCGGGAACAAAAAGAAATTGCTAAATTGTTGATTGAAAAAGGCTgtagaataaataaaacgaCTAAATCTTCGTCGAATACACCACTTCACATTGCTGTCAAACAGGAAGATGTTGAAATTGTGAAAATTCTCTTGAACAAGGGAGCTTCGGTAGAATCTAGGAATCACAATGGTGAAACACCATTGCACTTTGCAGCTAAAACTAAAAATGACGAAATTATTGACTTAATACTTACGAAAATAAATAGTACTGTAAATGCTAATTTCGTAGAGAGAGGTGGTTTAAGGAAATTACATATTGCATGTATGAGAAATGATCCAAGTGCTACGGAAAATTTGTTGAA ATCTGGAGCATCAATAAATGATCCTGTTGTTTTGACTTCACCATTTTGGCCTAGTTACACACCTCTGCATTTTGCAGTGGAATATGAGCGCACAGACATTGTAGAGTTACTCTTGCAATATGGTGCAGACATAGGAGCAACTAACTCAAAAGGCTTGACACCACTTCACCTGGCtgtagaaataaataatataggTATCATTGACTTAATTTTAGCAGCACATGCGAATTTCCATAAAAATATCAACCCCAAAGATCACAGAGGATTTTCACATTTTCACACTGCCTGTATGAGAAATGACGCAAGTGTTGTTGAAGGTTTTCTTCAACGTGGTGTTGAAATCAACATAACAGTGAATACAGATTCTGTGCTTTGGTCTGGTTACACACCCTTGCATTTTGCTGTTCAACATGACTGCACTGAGATAGTACAGCTGCTCCTAAATTTTGGAGCAGACATTAGTGTGAAAAATTCTAAAGGAATGACTCCACTGCACTTTGCTATTCAGAGTCAGAATAAGAAAATAATCGACGCAATCCTATCTGCACATCGTAcctgttataaaaatatcaatcctatCGATGATAGAGGATTCTCTCATTTTCATGCCGCTTGTATGAGAAATGATCCAAGCATTGTGCAAGGTTTTATACAGAATGGTGTGGAGATTAATTGTCCTGTGAACGCGGATTCCCCAAATTGGCCAAACTATACCCCTTTGCACTTTGCAGTGGAAAACAAATGTGTAGAAACAGTTGAGCTGCTTCTGATGCATGGTGCTAACGTAAGTGCAAGGGATAACAAGGGAATGACACCCCTACATTTAGGAATTATTCATCGTTATGAAAGAATTGTGGAGATGCTGTTGAACAGTGGATCTGATGGAAatgttaaaacaaaaactggGATGACACCTCTGCACATGGCTGTGGAAAGAggtatttttgaaattgttgAAATTCTGGTCCAGCATAATGTAGATGTAAACTCAGTTGAAAACCTAAAATTGTCCACCCCATTACATCTTGCATCTCTCTACAgacattttaaaattgttgatCTACTTTTAAAATCTGGAGCTGATGTGAATGCACGGGAAAGGGATGGAAAAACGGCACTTCATACAATGGCTTTACGAGATCCCAAAAGGGAACTAG ACATGGAATTAGTGAAATCGTACAGTGACATAATAACTGCACTTTTGGAATCTGGCTGCGATGTTGATTCACAAGATTCTTATGGAAGAACACCTTTGCACATGAGTTGCTTATATCGTAATTTAGCAGGTGCCTATGCACTTCTTTATCACGGGGCCGACATAAATATTGAAGATACTATTGGCAAGACTCCTATATGCTATTGCATGCATGTATTCCACAACATTTACTACATCTTCCAGGATCACATTGAAAAGCTCAGGTTCATTAATTTTCctgtgagtgaaaaaaatgagagCTGTGTCTTAAAGTTGAAAGGCACTTACAaaaggttaaagagaaaatgGAAAGACGTCGAGCGTGATGACGAATTTTCTACAATTTGTGCGGATGAACTGAATAGAATGAAAAGTGTGAGAATAGATAATTATTCGTCattgtataatattatattcaaAGGCGCTAACGAGATGGCGTCGCACGTCAGAAATGAAACCCTCAAACAAATTGTGGAATCGAGTGACTTTGATAAAACGTTTTATTTGTACGGCTATTTAATTAAGTTACAAATCAAGAGAGGTTTAGCGAGAGAAAAACTGATGAAGCCAGCTTTAGAGGCTCTAGAATCTATAACTGGAATATCTTTACCTGCTGGATGCGCTGAAacgattttgaaatatttaatcaaTGATGAATTAAAGGATTTAATCCGAGCTAAATTATGA
- the hmm203054 gene encoding venom protein N precursor, with protein sequence MMKGLIVLCLVALWQVANVQGEESFDPRANPRINDALKEYSRYHCYYRCHQNPDDCSVDARRDLTTCENQLYWAYFSNYEVCRTKCAVECDERCQKYTDCSEACLKVGSDKIRLSPKTPDQLIRTYFDIRRAGRTDLYIE encoded by the exons ATGATGAAGGGACTGATTGTTTTGTGCCTCGTTGCCCTCTGGCAGGTCGCCAATGTTCAAG GAGAGGAATCTTTCGACCCAAGGGCTAACCCAAGGATCAACGATGCCCTCAAGGAATACTCTCGCTATCACTGCTACTACAGGTGTCACC aAAACCCTGACGACTGCTCTGTCGATGCCAGACGCGACCTGACCACCTGTGAGA ACCAATTGTACTGGGCCTACTTCTCCAACTACGAGGTCTGCCGCACCAAGTGTGCCGTCG AGTGCGACGAAAGGTGCCAAAAATACACCGACTGCTCCGAGGCCTGTCTGA aGGTCGGCAGCGACAAGATCAGGCTGAGCCCCAAGACCCCCGACCAACTCATCCGCACCTACTTCGATATCCGCAGAGCCGGCAGGACCGACCTCTACATCGAATAA
- the LOC100117001 gene encoding crossover junction endonuclease MUS81 isoform X1 codes for MKRRHTPCLKPLFEKWLEEWKDYAIQTGNPIHYSYGKALASLRQCPLRFESGKTCLLVRNFGPKLCDMLDKKLAAYRAENNLPPISEEPIVLAHVEAGGKVRKIDNQSAKAKQGDDAGKKVVTSPIICRPYIPKVGSAAYAILVTLYKKSLEPNYPGYMFKKDIITEAQSNCDCEMKSNALQHYAGWSSMTTLIEKDFVVKKNCPAKYSLTDAGLALAISLYEGKSSYQTDEEEGVNINDRISPPSTSISNESKSTKSESNGSKSSGSKSNGSKNSRSKSSGSKLSEENLNNQDIVNLFDDYDDDVFERDTKETENTKLDFCEKMKSKTLHKASTKSASDSDDDYDKFCKENPESVITVKRTEQHFIFREVIESRGPLNEINNKMDSQGFVDEGQKQIETAIKGNEKVVEKSHPKKNSVDDTTSEGVFLLANNFDIILLVDTQETSGNKTKPKDDATISELSKSGILYEVRSLKVGDFLWIARCRLTDRELVLPYIVERKRMDDLSGSIKDGRYREQKFRLRQSGIENVTYLVENYGGTVSGSIPLTSLFQAAVNSFIHEDFTIKFTKDHRDSMRYLSRMTKSLTSKFEGKELWCCSKKDVQPGRLMAFHEFNKAAVKTKKRTVKQMLVHQLLQLKGVSAEKAMAIADLYPTPKILTQAFHQADDKLLANIESGSLKRKLGLTISKTFHQLYTRYNLS; via the exons ATGAAGAGAAGACACACACCTTGTTTAAAACCCTTATTCGAAAAATGGCTGGAAGAATGGAAGGATTATGCAATTCAAACGGGTAACCCTATCCACTACAGTTATGGGAAAGCCCTAGCTTCTCTCCGACAATGTCCTTTGCGTTTTGAGTCTGGAAAAACTTGTCTTTTAGTTCGCAACTTTGGACCAAAACTGTGCGACATGCTGGATAAAAAACTGGCTGCATACAGAGCCGAAAACAACCTACCGCCAATTTCTGAAGAACCAATTGTTCTTGCCCATGTTGAAGCTGGAGGGAAAGTTCGAAAGATTGATAATCAGAGTGCAAAAGCCAAACAAGGGGATGATGCAGGAAAAAAG GTAGTGACCAGTCCAATAATATGCAGGCCATACATTCCCAAAGTTGGTTCTGCTGCTTATGCTATTTTAGTGACTTTGTACAAAAAGTCCTTGGAGCCTAATTATCCTG GCTATATGTTTAAGAAGGATATTATAACAGAAGCCCAAAGTAATTGTGATTGTGAAATGAAGAGTAATGCTTTGCAGCATTATGCAGGATGGAGTTCTATGACAACGCTTATAGAAAAAGATtttgttgtaaaaaaaaattgtccaGCAAAATATAGTTTGACTGATGCTGGTTTAGCTTTAGCAATATCCTTGTACGAAGGTAAATCCAGTTATCAAACGGATGAGGAGGAAGGTGTAAATATAAATGACAGGATTTCTCCACCATCTACTTCTATAAGTAATGAATCTAAAAGCACTAAATCAGAAAGTAATGGATCTAAAAGCAGTGGATCAAAAAGTAATGGATCAAAAAATAGCAGGTCTAAAAGTAGTGGATCTAAGCTGTCCGAGGAAAATTTAAACAACCAAGACATTGTAAACTTATTTGATGACTACGATGATGATGTATTTGAACGAGATACTAAA gaGACTGAAAATACAAAACTAGATTTCTGTGAGAAAATGAAAAGCAAAACTTTACATAAAGCAAGCACTAAGTCTGCTAGCGATTCTGATGATGATTatgataaattttgtaaagaaaATCCCGAATCTGTGATTACTGTTAAAAGAACAGAgcaacattttatttttagagaagtTATAGAATCACGTGGTCCTTTAaatgaaattaataataaaatggaTTCCCAAGGCTTTGTTGAT GAGGGTCAAAAGCAAATAGAAACAGCCATAAAAGGAAATGAAAAAGTTGTGGAGAAGAGTCATCCAAAAAAGAATTCTGTAGATGATACGACTTCTGAAGGTGTCTTTTTGCTggcaaataattttgatatcaTACTATTGGTTGATACACAGGAAACTTCTGg aaataaaaCCAAACCTAAAGATGATGCCACAATTTCTGAACTGAGCAAAAGTGGCATCTTGTATGAAGTAAGAAGTTTAAAGGTTGGAGATTTTTTATGGATAGCAAGATGCAGACTTACAGACAGAGAGCTCGTTCTTCCATATATTGTTGAGAGAAAACGAATGGATGATTTAAGTGGTAGCATTAAAGATGGAAGGTATCGCGAACAAAAG ttccGTTTACGTCAATCAGGCATTGAAAATGTCACCTACTTGGTTGAAAATTATGGAGGTACTGTTTCTGGTTCAATACCATTGACTTCTTTATTCCAAGCAGCAGTCAATTCCTTTATTCATGAGGATTTTACTATTAAATTCACCAAGGACCATAGAGATTCTATGAGATATTTAAGTAGAATGACAAAATCGTTAACAAGCAAATTTGAA GGTAAAGAATTATGGTGCTGCTCCAAAAAAGATGTACAGCCAGGTCGACTGATGGCGTTTCACGAATTTAATAAAGCTGCGGTAAAAACTAAA AAACGTACAGTTAAACAAATGCTAGTTCACCAGTTATTGCAATTAAAAGGAGTTTCGGCTGAAAAAGCTATGGCAATTGCCGATTTATATCCAACTCCAAAAATTCTGACACAAGCGTTCCATCAAGCAGACGATAAACTACTGGCAAATATtgaatcaggttcattaaagcgAAAGCTTGGACTTACTATAAGCAAAACTTTTCATCAATTATACACAAGATATAACTTATCGTAA
- the LOC100114288 gene encoding protein BUD31 homolog has protein sequence MPKVRRSKKSPPDGWELIEPTLEELEAKMREAETEPHEGKRKQESLWPIFKIHHQKSRYIYDLYYRRKAISRELYDFCIAEKVADPNLIAKWKKIGYENLCCLRCIQTRDTNFGTNCICRVPKGKLEEGRIVECIHCGCRGCSG, from the exons ATGCCAAAAGTAAGACGAAGTAAGAAGTCACCTCCCGATGGTTGGGAGTTAATAGAACCCACGCTTGAAGAATTAGAGGCCAAGATGAGAGAAG CTGAAACGGAACCTCACGAGGGAAAACGCAAACAAGAGTCCTTGTGGCCTATCTTTAAAATCCACCATCAAAAATCGAGGTATATTTATGACCTCTATTATCGTAGAAAGGCTATTAGCAGAG AGTTATATGATTTCTGCATCGCAGAAAAAGTTGCCGATCCTAATCTCATAGCCAAATGGAAAAAAATAGGCTATGAAAACTTGTGTTGTTTGCGATGTATACAGACAAGAGATACAAATTTTGGCACAAACTGTATTTGTCGTGTTCCAAAAGGAAAACTGGAGGAAGGTAGAATTGTTGAATGCATCCATTGTGGATGCCGTGGTTGTTCCGGCTGA
- the LOC100117045 gene encoding 28 kDa heat- and acid-stable phosphoprotein, which produces MPRGKFVNHKGRNRHFTNPEELEEQRRQEEEKRKWRKNKDTDSTSEEEEEEEDAKASRRKKGDNSESGSEDSESESESDTEEGKAKGVENLIQVENPNRVQKKAKKLSQLNEALANSSKPELSRREREQLEKQKAIANYQKLHAAGKTDEARADLARLAIIKQQREEAAKKREQDKKAKEMAAQKQKEMTQKALGKRA; this is translated from the exons ATGCCGCGAG GTAAATTTGTAAATCACAAGGGTCGCAACCGACACTTTACCAACCCAGAAGAATTAGAAGAGCAGAGACGCCAAGAGGAAGAAAAACGGAAATGGCGA aaaaacaaggaTACCGACTCGACAAgtgaagaagaggaggaggaggaagatgCAAAGGCATCAAGACGTAAAAAGGGTGACAATTCTGAATCAGGCAGTGAAGACAGTGAAAGTGAATCAGAGTCTGACACTGAG GAAGGCAAGGCTAAGGGAgtagaaaatttaattcaagTTGAAAATCCAAACAGGGTACAAAAGAAAGCTAAGAAGCTTTCCCAGCTAAATGAAGCACTTGCCAATTCATCAAAGCCTGAACTGTCTAGACGAGAAAG GGAACAGCTGGAAAAACAAAAGGCAATAGCAAACTATCAGAAGCTGCATGCTGCTGGTAAGACAGACGAAGCCAGGGCAGATCTAGCAAGATTGGCCATTATTAAGCAGCAGAGAGAGGAGGCTGCCAAAAAAAGAGAACAGGACAAAAAGGCTAAAGAAATGGCTGCTCAAAAGCAAAAAGAAATGACACAGAAGGCCCTGGGCAAGCGAGCCTAA